A stretch of DNA from Maridesulfovibrio sp.:
AAAACGACACACTTCCAGACAAACCCATCTACCCTACTTGGGAGCAAATTTACGTTGAGGACAGTACCACGCAGGCCGTGGGATCAATTCTGTCCAATAATCCCCGTGGCATTCTCTGGTACCGTGATGAACTTTCCGGCCTGCTGGCCGATCTAGGCCGCTACGACAATAAAGGCAGTGACGGAGGCGACAAGGCTCGTCTGCTTTCCGCATACGATTGTGGTGCATGGAAAGTATCTCGCAGCACTAAAGATGCCCTTCACATACCGCACGCCTGCGTTTCTATCTTCGGGACAGTCCAGCCGGATCTGCTTCCATCACTCTTCAAGCATAAGGATACCGTTTCCGGCTTCCTGCCTCGATTCCTTTTCATTCGTTGTGAGCAAGAAGCTCCGCCCCTATGGACATCAGAAAGTTTTGATGGAGAACCGGCTGAGCATATCCATGGATTCATTCATCAGGCATTAGACTTGAATTTTGGTCCGGAGAACTCCCCTGAAATAATAAAGCTATCCGATGCGGCCAAACACAAAGTCAAAGACTGGTACGACAATCAGGTTCTATCTCATTGGTATCAACCGGAGCTTGAACAATTCGAATCTCTTGCACCTAAGTTACGCGGTGCTTTCTTCAAAATCTGCCTGATTATTCACATGTTGGACTGCTGGAGCACAGGCAAATCTGAGATGAGCCCTGTTCATCATGAATCAATTCAGCGAACCATTGTTTTAATGGAATGGCTTCAGGAACAACAAAGACAAGTCTGGACCCTACTTTCTGCCGGGAATAAATTTCAGGAAGCTTCAGCCATTGAACGGAGAGTTGCGCAAGCAATTGTTGCTCTTTCCAAAGAGCTAAATCAGGCTCTGCTTCCCACCTCACGTATTGTTGAATTCCTTAATCGTGAATTGCCAGAATCATTTCACATCAAGCCGGATGCAGTTGGCAAAACATACAAAAAATTAGGCATCGAAACCGGACGTAGCAGCAAAGAACGTGGCGCTAAACTGACCCCGGAAATCATCGAAACGCTTTCAAGATACTTCCCAGTAGAAAAAGGTGTCATAGGCGTCACAGATGTCACTGGGAACAATAAAAGTTTAGAATTTCAGGGTGATAACCAAGTGACATCTAAGGTGACACCTATTTTTCAGGTGTCATCAGGCGTCACTACTAAAAATGGTCATGAAAACAAGGACCTACAACAGGAATGACGGCTATGACACCTATGACACGTATTTTAGGGTTCAATACTTATTTGGGTCCAAGGGCTCTCACATTTCTTCATGGAGTTAAACCTGCAGCCCAATTTCGCGCCAGCACGATAGACCAAGATTCGTACATAGTAATGTGCTGTAGCTGTCCAAGCCAGTTTACCCAATGTTGCACACTGGGAACTGGCGAGGGAGATTCTCTCCCTTCGATCCCACGTAAGATTAAGAGCCGTGCAAGCACTCCACTCTCTGCGAGGTTTGGACTCCATGAAGAATAATGAAGAGAAACGCACCGAGTTCGTGAACACACGTGTCACTCCTTCGGAAAAGAAAATACTCAAGCTTCAGGCTGAAGCCGAAGACATGAGTCTAGGCGATTATGTGCGCGAGAAACTGAATCGCCCACGAGTCAGGAAAACAAAAGCAGAAAGACAAAAAGTCATCCACTTGGCCCGCATCGGCAACAACATGAACCAAATAGCTCGTTGGGCAAATACTTATAAGAAAAATGCTGAAGCTGCAC
This window harbors:
- a CDS encoding plasmid mobilization protein codes for the protein MKNNEEKRTEFVNTRVTPSEKKILKLQAEAEDMSLGDYVREKLNRPRVRKTKAERQKVIHLARIGNNMNQIARWANTYKKNAEAAQVVLALLEIKEQLKCL
- a CDS encoding DUF3987 domain-containing protein, with the translated sequence MSNMASMAFEGSNLLPSPTSFPQGVLPASVEDSLSVAASAFTVPFAVPAVTFLAVIGAAVGRTRGLEVKPSWITHPNLYWALVARSGMGKSPCSNAILKPIHEQENAAFKEHKRELEAYELELREWQSSFARAQRKNDTLPDKPIYPTWEQIYVEDSTTQAVGSILSNNPRGILWYRDELSGLLADLGRYDNKGSDGGDKARLLSAYDCGAWKVSRSTKDALHIPHACVSIFGTVQPDLLPSLFKHKDTVSGFLPRFLFIRCEQEAPPLWTSESFDGEPAEHIHGFIHQALDLNFGPENSPEIIKLSDAAKHKVKDWYDNQVLSHWYQPELEQFESLAPKLRGAFFKICLIIHMLDCWSTGKSEMSPVHHESIQRTIVLMEWLQEQQRQVWTLLSAGNKFQEASAIERRVAQAIVALSKELNQALLPTSRIVEFLNRELPESFHIKPDAVGKTYKKLGIETGRSSKERGAKLTPEIIETLSRYFPVEKGVIGVTDVTGNNKSLEFQGDNQVTSKVTPIFQVSSGVTTKNGHENKDLQQE